The proteins below are encoded in one region of Sulfitobacter sp. SK012:
- a CDS encoding NnrU family protein — MQKPVMNWIGFAIVFVLFFATHSIPVRPAIKSRLVSKLGSRGFTLAYSVLSLVMLGLLIFAANRAPFVLLWDLAVWQKYVTLVGMFAVCMLLAVSIGRPNRFSFGGARNDQFDTARPGIVRWTRHPLLVALALWAGLHLLPNGNLAHVILFGVFLGFAILGQGIIDRRKKRTIGHSHWQDLINEISITPVIQSLQPFQFLCLRLLAGCLAYMALIFAHTLLLGVSPLP; from the coding sequence ATGCAAAAACCAGTGATGAACTGGATCGGCTTTGCCATTGTATTTGTACTCTTCTTTGCAACGCATTCCATCCCAGTGCGCCCGGCCATAAAATCCCGTTTGGTGTCAAAGCTTGGGTCGCGCGGCTTTACTTTGGCCTATTCGGTCTTGTCCTTGGTTATGTTGGGGCTGTTGATCTTTGCAGCGAACCGCGCACCGTTCGTGCTGCTGTGGGATCTCGCCGTTTGGCAGAAATACGTCACCCTAGTGGGGATGTTTGCGGTGTGCATGTTACTTGCGGTCTCCATAGGAAGGCCCAATCGGTTTTCGTTTGGAGGGGCTAGAAATGATCAATTTGATACCGCACGCCCCGGTATCGTACGTTGGACACGCCACCCGCTATTAGTCGCCCTCGCGCTGTGGGCTGGCCTGCATCTGCTCCCCAATGGAAATTTGGCACACGTCATTCTCTTCGGTGTCTTCCTCGGATTTGCTATTTTAGGGCAGGGGATCATCGACCGGCGCAAGAAGAGAACGATCGGTCACAGTCATTGGCAGGATTTAATTAATGAGATCAGCATCACTCCGGTCATCCAAAGTCTGCAACCATTCCAGTTCCTATGCCTTCGGTTACTAGCCGGATGTCTGGCATACATGGCGCTCATTTTCGCACATACTTTGCTATTGGGAGTTTCTCCGTTGCCTTAA
- a CDS encoding NnrS family protein encodes MTSLDAPIQPQPAKPPSAFFSIGLRPFFLLGSLWAVAAMTILMTVLAGGFTLPSRFDPVSWHAHAFLFGYLGAIIAGFLLTAVLNWTGRPPLAGWPLLALVLLWCMGRLAVLTSALFPLIPVIIIDLSFPLVLGAIILREIIAGQNWRNLVIVILLASFTTANLVFHVEAAQGAYAAQGFGLRMGLATGLMMIALIGGRVIPTFTRNWLKKTGRDARPADVMQGFDKLVLFATLITLLAWLFWPKHTATGGALLVMAGLHAARLLRWKGTHTKAEPLVWVLHVGYAFVPIGAAALGGYILWPDAVGLAAAQHIWMAGAIGLMTLAVMTRATLGHTGRDLRAGPATVAIYLSITGSVFARLSAGIWPEHSLVLYMLAGVMWMGAFGGFAIAYGSVLLQPKCKNQ; translated from the coding sequence GTGACCAGCTTGGACGCACCAATTCAACCGCAGCCTGCAAAACCGCCGTCTGCGTTTTTTTCCATTGGGTTGCGCCCGTTTTTCCTGTTGGGGTCGCTTTGGGCAGTAGCGGCAATGACGATTTTGATGACTGTCCTCGCGGGCGGGTTTACGCTGCCCAGCCGGTTTGATCCCGTTTCATGGCACGCACATGCGTTTCTTTTCGGCTATCTTGGGGCAATTATTGCAGGGTTTCTCCTGACGGCTGTGCTGAACTGGACCGGACGGCCCCCTTTGGCTGGATGGCCTTTGCTGGCACTCGTATTACTCTGGTGTATGGGGCGTCTGGCTGTTCTGACATCGGCCCTATTTCCTTTGATACCCGTTATAATAATCGACCTCAGCTTTCCCTTGGTGCTTGGGGCGATCATCCTGCGCGAGATCATTGCAGGCCAAAATTGGCGTAACTTGGTCATCGTGATTTTGCTGGCTTCTTTCACAACTGCTAACTTGGTGTTTCATGTTGAAGCCGCGCAAGGCGCGTATGCAGCCCAAGGGTTCGGTTTGCGTATGGGTCTCGCGACGGGGCTCATGATGATCGCTTTGATTGGCGGGCGGGTCATACCGACCTTCACCCGCAATTGGTTGAAAAAGACCGGCCGTGATGCCCGGCCTGCGGATGTTATGCAGGGCTTTGACAAACTCGTACTTTTCGCGACGTTGATCACGTTGTTGGCTTGGTTATTCTGGCCAAAACACACCGCGACGGGCGGCGCACTTCTTGTAATGGCTGGCTTACACGCCGCGCGTTTACTGCGCTGGAAAGGCACCCATACCAAAGCTGAACCGCTAGTATGGGTCTTGCACGTGGGCTACGCGTTTGTCCCAATCGGCGCTGCAGCCCTCGGGGGGTACATTTTGTGGCCCGACGCAGTAGGGCTGGCGGCCGCGCAACATATCTGGATGGCAGGTGCGATTGGTTTAATGACCTTAGCAGTGATGACACGCGCGACGTTGGGCCACACAGGGCGTGACTTGCGAGCAGGACCGGCGACTGTAGCCATCTATCTATCGATTACTGGGTCGGTTTTTGCACGTCTAAGTGCAGGGATTTGGCCGGAACACTCGTTGGTGCTTTACATGCTCGCAGGTGTAATGTGGATGGGCGCGTTCGGTGGCTTTGCAATTGCCTACGGCAGCGTTCTTCTGCAGCCAAAATGCAAAAACCAGTGA
- a CDS encoding alpha/beta fold hydrolase, with product MSTAGFLPGFAEQRIDCNGVFINCAVAGTGPPVLLLHGHPQTLIVWRKVAPELVAVGYSVVASDLRGYGASDKPASTSDHAPYSKRTMAEDQVTLMGKLGHERFAVIGHDRGGRVAHRMALDAPDAVERVVVIDIAPTATMYAQTDKEFATRYFWWFFLIQPFDLPERLISSDPAYFLRKHIDGQLKTPDAVSDDVFIAYLKAYQQPETIHAICEDYRAAASIDLLHDANDADMRVIAPLLALWGSKGTVGALYDVLETWREKALDVSGCALPCGHSVQEEVPQLFLDHVLPFLAKRQNSR from the coding sequence ATGAGCACCGCAGGCTTTCTGCCAGGTTTTGCCGAACAGCGCATTGACTGTAATGGCGTCTTTATTAACTGCGCTGTCGCCGGCACGGGGCCACCAGTATTGCTGCTGCACGGACATCCACAAACGCTTATCGTCTGGCGTAAAGTTGCGCCTGAATTGGTGGCTGTGGGCTACAGTGTCGTGGCGTCTGATTTACGCGGCTATGGGGCCTCAGACAAACCCGCCAGTACGTCTGATCATGCACCCTATTCGAAACGCACCATGGCGGAAGATCAGGTGACGCTGATGGGCAAACTCGGCCACGAGCGCTTCGCGGTGATCGGGCATGACCGTGGCGGGCGCGTCGCACACCGAATGGCACTGGATGCACCGGACGCAGTCGAACGTGTGGTGGTCATCGACATAGCACCAACGGCCACAATGTACGCGCAGACTGACAAGGAGTTCGCCACCCGCTATTTCTGGTGGTTCTTTTTGATCCAGCCCTTTGATTTGCCTGAAAGGCTGATTTCTTCTGACCCTGCATATTTTCTAAGAAAACATATCGACGGACAGCTAAAGACGCCGGATGCAGTCAGCGACGACGTCTTTATCGCCTACCTGAAAGCCTACCAACAGCCCGAAACGATACATGCGATCTGTGAAGACTACCGCGCCGCCGCCAGTATTGACCTGCTGCACGACGCCAATGACGCGGATATGCGCGTTATCGCGCCGCTATTAGCTCTTTGGGGGTCGAAGGGCACCGTTGGCGCACTTTACGATGTATTGGAGACATGGCGGGAAAAGGCGCTGGATGTATCGGGCTGTGCCCTTCCGTGCGGCCACTCAGTACAAGAGGAAGTGCCACAGCTTTTTCTTGACCACGTGCTGCCTTTTCTCGCCAAGCGACAAAACTCCCGTTAG
- a CDS encoding Rrf2 family transcriptional regulator, which yields MRLTTFTDFGLRALMRIASDPDRAWSTTAIADEFGISRHHLTKVIAVLANEGILKTRRGGGGGAMLARPADRIRVGDLVRLLEKDQALVECYKGSGNACTITPVCKLKGFLGAAETAFLTSLDAYTLADCALPAQIPDFISEAAQ from the coding sequence ATGCGCCTGACAACCTTTACTGACTTTGGCCTACGGGCTTTGATGCGGATCGCAAGCGATCCTGATCGTGCGTGGAGCACAACGGCAATTGCCGATGAGTTCGGTATTTCACGACATCATCTAACCAAAGTGATTGCAGTGTTAGCCAACGAAGGCATCCTAAAGACCAGACGAGGTGGCGGGGGTGGCGCAATGCTGGCCCGACCTGCGGACAGAATCCGCGTCGGTGATCTGGTCCGATTGTTGGAAAAAGATCAAGCTTTGGTAGAGTGCTACAAAGGCAGCGGTAACGCATGTACCATCACACCGGTCTGCAAACTGAAAGGTTTTTTGGGAGCAGCCGAGACGGCCTTTTTGACGTCACTTGATGCTTATACGTTAGCGGATTGCGCGCTGCCTGCACAAATTCCAGATTTCATTTCTGAGGCTGCGCAGTGA
- a CDS encoding DUF6544 family protein, with the protein MKATIVVILCILALVLAALFVWRLLDHKADRAEFERLLVLQPIDPPIFTKSLVADQPDPARRYFEFVIHEGTPLYTVARIEMAGMFGLGNNDEPNYMAVSAQQILAAPEGFIWKMSAGTGLKAISGSDSARWTRFWLAGLVPVARAGGTPDHTLSGFARYVSEAVFWTPAALLPRPGVEWDALDANTARVTMVQNCKTQSVDVTVDADLPLGCCPRYVEQSVRSWHQRRVAARHGRRRVIRSLPMSFRRLALAVLLIGAMPSVSLAQSAEGAPSQLFLELNSIRDVGGACRLTFLARNETGVAIDKAVFETVIFDTSGGVVSLSLFDFRDLPADRPRVRQFELPAMACDTVGQALINGSSSCIVDGAESGVCHEALSLGSRLAIELLG; encoded by the coding sequence ATGAAAGCAACCATAGTTGTCATCCTTTGCATCCTGGCGCTGGTACTTGCCGCTCTGTTCGTTTGGAGATTGCTTGATCACAAAGCTGACCGCGCCGAATTTGAGCGTCTTTTGGTCCTTCAACCTATCGATCCCCCCATATTTACAAAAAGCCTCGTTGCAGACCAGCCTGACCCCGCACGTCGCTACTTCGAGTTTGTAATTCATGAAGGGACCCCACTCTACACCGTGGCAAGGATCGAGATGGCAGGAATGTTCGGCCTCGGAAATAACGATGAACCAAACTACATGGCCGTGAGTGCGCAGCAGATCTTGGCGGCCCCTGAAGGATTTATCTGGAAAATGTCTGCGGGTACCGGGCTTAAAGCCATTTCCGGCTCGGATAGTGCTCGCTGGACGCGTTTCTGGTTAGCTGGATTGGTGCCTGTAGCACGGGCAGGTGGAACTCCAGATCACACTCTGTCAGGATTTGCACGATACGTGTCGGAAGCCGTGTTTTGGACACCCGCAGCGCTGTTGCCGAGGCCGGGTGTGGAATGGGACGCCTTGGATGCGAATACTGCACGTGTGACGATGGTGCAAAACTGCAAGACCCAGTCAGTCGATGTGACAGTTGATGCGGACCTTCCGCTTGGTTGCTGTCCGCGATATGTGGAGCAAAGTGTCCGGTCGTGGCACCAGCGACGCGTCGCCGCACGTCATGGCCGTCGCCGCGTAATAAGGAGCCTGCCCATGTCGTTTCGTCGCCTTGCTCTTGCCGTACTACTCATCGGTGCAATGCCGAGTGTGTCGTTGGCGCAATCTGCTGAAGGTGCTCCTTCGCAGCTTTTTCTGGAACTGAATTCGATTAGGGATGTTGGCGGTGCGTGCCGATTGACGTTTTTAGCGCGCAACGAGACGGGCGTTGCGATCGACAAGGCCGTGTTCGAGACGGTGATATTTGACACATCAGGCGGCGTGGTGAGCCTGTCGCTTTTTGATTTCCGCGACCTGCCAGCGGACCGGCCCCGGGTGCGTCAGTTTGAGCTCCCGGCAATGGCCTGCGACACTGTGGGACAGGCGCTGATCAACGGCTCAAGTTCTTGCATCGTCGATGGTGCCGAAAGCGGGGTGTGTCATGAGGCACTCTCACTTGGCAGCCGTCTCGCGATTGAGCTGCTCGGATGA
- a CDS encoding YbaN family protein: protein MVIKNCIGTLPRLAWLSVGLLALGIGAFGAVLPLLPTTPFVLLAAFAFARGSPRLRFWLVEHRVFGSIIADWESHGAIARRYKVLACCVMAITMIGSFLMGFPTTVLIIQLLTLSAAATYVLTRPSAGGAR, encoded by the coding sequence ATGGTGATCAAGAACTGCATCGGAACATTGCCGCGCTTGGCTTGGTTAAGTGTTGGTTTGCTTGCACTGGGGATAGGTGCGTTTGGCGCGGTCTTACCCCTATTGCCAACAACGCCTTTTGTTTTGCTCGCGGCCTTTGCTTTCGCAAGAGGATCACCGCGCCTGCGCTTCTGGCTTGTCGAACACCGCGTGTTCGGTTCGATAATTGCAGATTGGGAAAGCCACGGTGCAATTGCACGCCGCTACAAGGTTTTGGCCTGCTGTGTCATGGCGATCACCATGATCGGTAGCTTTTTGATGGGGTTTCCAACGACCGTACTTATCATACAATTGTTGACCTTATCAGCCGCAGCCACTTACGTCCTTACCCGCCCAAGTGCGGGCGGCGCACGCTAA
- a CDS encoding tartrate dehydrogenase: MANNSFQIAVIPGDGIGTEVVPEGLRVLEVAAKRFNLGFDFKDHDFASADYYTEHGQMMPDNWQTLLDGADALFFGAVGWPDVVPDHVSLWGSLIQFRRNYDQYVSLRPARSMPGVPSPLAGRKPGDIDMMIVRENTEGEYSSVGGRMFENTDREIVIQETIMSRVGVDRILKYAFDLAEQRGKHLTSATKSNGISITMPYWDERVAEMAKTYPHVKVDKYHIDILTAQFVLHPDWFDVVVASNLFGDILSDLGPACTGTIGIAPSGNINPERRFPSLFEPVHGSAPDIAGKGIANPVGQIWAGAMMLEHLGHKDASDAIVAAIELVLAEKELRTADLGGSADTITCGAAIADALADGAR; the protein is encoded by the coding sequence CCGGAGATGGGATTGGTACCGAAGTGGTTCCAGAGGGATTGCGCGTACTAGAAGTTGCTGCAAAACGTTTCAATCTCGGGTTTGATTTCAAAGATCACGACTTTGCCTCGGCCGACTACTACACAGAACACGGCCAGATGATGCCGGATAACTGGCAGACCCTGCTTGATGGGGCGGATGCGCTGTTTTTCGGTGCTGTAGGCTGGCCGGACGTCGTGCCTGATCATGTCTCGCTGTGGGGCTCACTCATTCAGTTCCGTCGGAACTATGATCAGTATGTCAGCCTGCGCCCTGCCCGTTCTATGCCCGGTGTGCCCTCTCCACTGGCCGGCCGTAAGCCCGGTGACATTGACATGATGATTGTGCGTGAGAACACGGAAGGCGAATATTCTTCGGTTGGCGGGCGCATGTTTGAGAACACTGACCGCGAGATCGTCATTCAGGAGACAATCATGTCGCGTGTCGGTGTGGACCGCATCTTGAAATATGCCTTCGATCTTGCTGAACAGCGCGGCAAACATCTGACGTCAGCGACCAAATCCAATGGTATTTCCATCACCATGCCCTATTGGGATGAACGCGTGGCTGAAATGGCCAAGACCTACCCGCATGTCAAAGTGGACAAGTACCATATCGACATTCTGACGGCTCAATTTGTGCTGCATCCTGATTGGTTTGACGTCGTAGTCGCCTCGAACCTGTTTGGCGACATCCTGTCCGATCTCGGCCCGGCCTGCACCGGGACAATCGGGATCGCACCCTCAGGCAATATCAACCCAGAGCGACGGTTTCCGTCTCTCTTTGAGCCAGTCCACGGGTCAGCACCGGATATTGCGGGCAAAGGTATCGCCAACCCTGTTGGACAAATCTGGGCGGGTGCGATGATGCTGGAACATTTGGGTCACAAAGATGCAAGCGATGCGATCGTTGCCGCTATCGAACTGGTGCTGGCTGAAAAAGAGCTGCGCACAGCCGATCTGGGTGGGAGCGCTGATACAATCACCTGCGGCGCAGCGATTGCTGACGCGCTAGCAGACGGAGCAAGATGA